From Scleropages formosus chromosome 1, fSclFor1.1, whole genome shotgun sequence, a single genomic window includes:
- the LOC108930203 gene encoding CREB-binding protein-like isoform X3: MAENVLEVGPSNPKRPKLSPPAADGPADLGSLFDLENDLPDELIPNGGDVGLMTTSSSNGGAGAGSTAGGGASVGSGAMVPDAAAKHKQLSELLRPGSGSNLSVNPQLGSLSKGLPTPAGSTSLPPQAQKQGAVGAGPGAAALGLGAAFGQPHGLLGQNAQPQPGQVVNGTLGAVGRGRAAPGMQYQGQAMQGAAGGGGAAGGGATGTTGAGSVLAETLAQGATQMGAHPTMNAPPAGNMSKMGLSGNGGAFGQPYGQAQGPGQQLGGTGVNAQLQNKAPLPNSLPPFPADLKGAAIPGSPNLSQMQQPQQQQPTPQQQVPPVGMGPGQAVPAGPTADPEKRKLIQQQLVLLLHAHKCQRREQANGEVRPCALPHCRTMKNVLNHMTHCQAGKSCQVAHCASSRQIISHWKNCTRHDCPVCLPLKNASDKRSQQPLLSSPSASLQSTMGTVGAGQQNAPTINSTAPIDPSSMQRAYAALGLPYGNQASTQTQQQQQVHGQQTAPTQQLRPISALGANQMNVAPGGLAVPTSEQTGLHSDTSLQSSLANASQMLSDGPALTTAAPLSTTGVHKAWHEHVTQDLRNHLVHKLVQAIFPTPDPAALKDRRMENLVAYARKVEGDMYESANSRDEYYHFLAEKIYKIQKELEEKRRSRLQKQIGGQAPMGGPGGQQPGLGQQPGLGQQPGLGQPNALGSAPAGRQPNGPVLMSSVPNQMMTHMPVSQGMTQYSPMAVQNVPMSQAAMGTRSASPMSHPVQMNMSSVPAMGMSPSRMPQTQGMMGAHGNNMVGQTAGQAQFMSQSQFPPPGGAMSAGLGQPGAQTGVAQQQQQQPQPSANLPMNTLGPLAPQLPCTPPNQPPLHATPPPAGTPNLQQLQHPAGPQTQPSSRSSTPGPVPPQGTPPAPTQPHTPEPSQPEPIAQMQQPSSAQPPQPPTTPLSQTAASVDNRVPTPASVVASYQHGHPDRPAHEPKLELRDDEQDYELGKLKTEPKMETEEDSGSLSVKKEEPESSELKQEPMEVEEKKLEMKAEPREEEGGANGVSTTTSPSQSRRKIFKPEELRQALMPTLESLYRQDPESLPFRQPVDPLRLGIPDYFDIVKNPIDLSTIKRKLDTGQYQEPWQYVDDVWLMFNNAWLYNRKTSRVYKYCSKLAEVFELEIDPVMQSLGYCCGRKYEFSPQTLCCYGKQLCTIPRDGTYYSYQNRYHFCEKCFNEIQGDSVTLGDDPAQPQTMISKDQFERKKNDMLDPEPFVECKDCGRKMHQICVLHYEVIWPAGFVCDDCLKKTSRTRKENKFSAKRLQTTKLGTYIEDRVNKYLKRQNHPEAGEVFVRVVASSDKTVEVKSGMKSRFVDTGEMAESFPYRTKALFAFEEIDGVDVCFFGMHVQEYGSECPHPNTRRVYISYLDSIHFFRPRILRTAVYHEILIGYLEYVKKLGYVTGHIWACPPSEGDDYIFHCHPVDQKIPKPKRLQEWYRKMLDKAFAERIIHDYKDIFKQATEDRLTSAKELPYFEGDFWPNVLEESIKELEQEEEERKKEENTAACETPEGTPGDSKNAKKKNNKKTNKNKSSVSRANKKKPGMPNVANDLSQKLYATMEKHKEVFFVIHLHAGPMVNTLPPIMDPDPLLTCDLMDGRDAFLTLARDKHWEFSSLRRCKWSTMCMLVELHHQGQDRFVYTCNECKHHVETRWHCTVCEDFDLCINCYNTKGHEHHMVKWGLGLDDDSSSQSSEASKSPQESRRLSIQRCIQSLVHACQCRNANCSLPSCQKMKRVVQHTKGCKRKTNGGCPVCKQLIALCCYHAKHCQENKCPVPFCLNIKQKLRQQQLQHRLQQAQMMRRRMATMQGRGVPPSLPSPPTSAAAPGTPTSHQQPNTPQTPQPLASSQSPTPNAGVLSPSYPATPRTGQPPAPASQGKPQGPHASPLHQQQQSPLPQPTQPSPLQQQLPPPPPQQQQPPLAAVKMARHIERVAQAQQHQQHPGYRINMNGLHQQRMPGPVPGNMPIAGPRAQQVMQGVPPGQWSGGPQGPIQTQVPPQQQQQQQQQAPPQQPQGPQPAMPMQRPLMPQQQPRLPGAVQPPQGPPQQSPQRAATITAGALQDLLRTLKSPSSPQQQQQVLRILKSNPQLMAAFIKQRTAKYQASQPVPQQQQGAPQVPPQGMQGVMPPMQGGPVQRPGIPPQAPQQGAPQPMGVLASQAPKGPLMNPGHPNPQLQEMYRRQLLRQQQQQLQQGAMAQAQAHGQFPQNQASATSYSQLRMQQQQQQQLAMQGGGAPLGQIPPMGQMGQAGLGLDGTQNLLHQQRMLQQQQQQQLPQQQAVLKPPMGSPAPPSAMSPQPHMLPGQPMAPSLPGQVRSPAPVPSQQPPPHSSPSPRIQSQPSPQHVATHTGSPHPGLAPPMPGPMEQGHLGTPEQSAMLSQLNTPSRGGLPGDLAMGGDPSGDTLEKFVERL; encoded by the exons ATGGCGGAGAACGTGCTGGAGGTGGGGCCCTCGAACCCGAAGCGGCCGAAGCTGAGCCCCCCCGCCGCGGACGGTCCag CAGACCTGGGATCGCTCTTCGACCTGGAGAACGACCTGCCGGACGAGCTGATCCCCAACGGCGGTGACGTGGGCCTCATGACCACGTCTTCTTCCAACGGCGGGGCCGGCGCCGGGTCCACGGCTGGGGGCGGGGCCTCCGTGGGCTCCGGCGCTATGGTGCCCGATGCCGCTGCCAAGCACAAGCAGCTGTCAGAGCTACTGAGGCCAGGCAGCGGGTCCAACCTGTCCGTCAACCCCCAGCTGGGCTCCCTGTCTAAGGGGCTCCCGACTCCCGCCGGCTCAACCTCCTTGCCCCCGCAGGCTCAGAAGCAGGGTGCCGTGGGGGCGGGGCCGGGCGCGGCGGCCCTCGGCCTCGGCGCGGCCTTCGGGCAGCCCCACGGACTCCTGGGCCAGAACGCCCAGCCGCAGCCCGGCCAGGTGGTGAACGGGACGCTGGGAGCGGTGGGGCGTGGCCGCGCAGCCCCTGGGATGCAGTACCAGGGGCAGGCCATGCAGGGggcggcaggaggaggaggagcagctggagggggTGCTACGGGCACCACAGGAGCAGGCAGTGTACTGGCAGAGACCCTGGCCCAGGGAGCCACGCAGATGGGGGCGCACCCCACCATGAACGCCCCGCCGGCCGGGAACATGAGCAAG ATGGGACTGTCGGGGAACGGCGGCGCGTTCGGCCAACCTTACGGACAGGCCCAAGGCCCGGGGCAGCAGCTAGGGGGCACCGGTGTGAACGCCCAGCTCCAGAACAAGGCGCCGCTGCCCAACAGCCTGCCCCCCTTCCCCGCCGACCTGAAAGGTGCCGCCATCCCCGGCTCGCCGAACCTG TCCCAGAtgcagcagccgcagcagcagcaaccgACACCTCAGCAGCAGGTGCCCCCCGTTGGCATGGGCCCCGGCCAGGCTGTGCCGGCGGGCCCCACGGCCGACCCGGAGAAGCGCAAGCTGatccagcagcagctggtccTGCTGCTGCACGCCCACAAGTGCCAGCGGCGCGAGCAGGCCAACGGCGAGGTGCGACCCTGCGCGCTTCCCCACTGCCGCACCATGAAGAACGTCCTCAACCACATGACCCACTGCCAGGCCGGCAAGTCCTGCCAGG TGGCCCACTGCGCGTCCTCCCGCCAGATCATCTCGCACTGGAAGAACTGCACTCGGCACGACTGCCCCGTATGCCTGCCCCTCAAGAACGCCAGTGACAAAAGGAGCCAGCAGC CCCTGCTGAGCTCCCCCAGCGCCAGCCTGCAGAGCACCATGGGCACGGTAGGCGCCGGCCAGCAGAACGCACCAACCATCAACAGCACCGCGCCCATCGACCCCAGTTCCATGCAGAGGGCGTACGCGGCGCTGGGCCTCCCCTACGGCAACCAGGCATCCACGCAGacgcaacagcagcagcaggtccacGGGCAGCAGACGGCGCCAACGCAGCAGCTGCGACCCATCAGCGCACTCG GCGCTAACCAGATGAACGTGGCCCCCGGGGGACTCGCCGTACCCACGTCGGAACAGACGGGCCTGCACTCGGACACATCCCTGCAGTCCTCGCTCGCTAACGCCAG CCAGATGCTGTCTGACGGACCTGCTCTGACCACAGCTGCGCCGCTGTCCACGACGGGTGTGCACAAGGCCTGGCACGAACACGTCACCCAGGACCTGCGTAACCACCTGGTGCACAAGCT GGTCCAAGCCATATTCCCCACCCCGGACCCGGCGGCACTTAAGGATCGGCGCATGGAGAACCTGGTGGCGTACGCCCGCAAGGTGGAAGGGGACATGTACGAATCGGCCAACAGCAGG GACGAGTACTACCACTTCCTGGCCGAGAAGATCTATAAGAtccagaaggagctggaggagaagcggCGCTCGCGACTCCAGAAGCAGATCGGCGGCCAGGCGCCTATGGGGGGTCCCGGTGGGCAGCAGCCAGGTCTCGGGCAGCAGCCAGGTCTCGGGCAGCAGCCAGGTCTCGGACAGCCCAACGCCCTGGGGTCGGCGCCGGCCGGCCGGCAGCCCA aTGGACCTGTGCTCATGTCCAGTGTGCCAAACCAGATGATGACCCACATGCCGGTCTCCCAAG GAATGACTCAGTACAGCCCCATGGCCGTGCAGAACGTGCCCATGTCCCAGGCAGCCATGGGGACACGTTCCGCTTCTCCCATGAGTCACCCGGTGCAGATGAACATGAGCTCCGTCCCAGCG ATGGGCATGTCCCCTTCCAGGATGCCCCAAACACAAGGCATGATGGGGGCGCATGGCAACAACATGGTGGGGCAGACGGCCGGTCAGGCGCAATTCATGTCGCAGTCCCAGTTCCCACCACCCGGCGGCGCAATGAGTGCAGGCCTGGGCCAGCCTGGTGCCCAGACTGGGGTTGCACAG caacagcagcagcagccacaaCCAAGCGCCAACCTCCCCATGAACACCCTTGGCCCGCTTGCCCCCCAACTACCCTGTACCCCACCTAATCAGCCGCCACTGCACGCCACACCACCCCCCGCTGGCACCCCCAACCTGCAGCAGCTACAGCACCCTGCCGGTCCGCAGACCCAGCCTTCGAGCCGGTCCTCTACGCCCGGCCCCGTCCCTCCGCAGGGCACCCCACCGGCTCCTACCCAGCCGCACACACCCGAGCCGTCACAACCGGAACCCATAGCGCAAATGCAGCAGCCCTCGTCCGCGCAGCCGCCGCAGCCCCCCACCACTCCG CTTTCCCAGACGGCTGCCAGCGTCGACAACCGCGTGCCCACTCCTGCCTCCGTGGTGGCCTCATATCAGCATGGCCATCCTGATCGACCTGCCCATGAGCCCAAACTTGAGCTACGCGATGATGAGCAAGACTATGAGTTGGGAAAACTGAAAACGGAGCCCAAAATGGAG ACGGAGGAAGACTCCGGCTCGCTCTCCGTGAAGAAGGAAGAGCCGGAGAGTTCGGAGCTGAAGCAGGAGCCCATGGAGGTGGAAGAGAAAAAGCTGGAGATGAAGGCGGAgcccagagaggaggagggcGGAGCCAATGGGGTGTCGACGACCACGTCCCCCTCGCAGTCCCGCAGGAAAA TCTTCAAACCGGAGGAGCTGCGACAGGCTCTCATGCCCACACTCGAGTCCCTCTATCGGCAGGATCCCGAGTCGCTGCCCTTCCGCCAGCCCGTTGACCCCTTGCGGCTGGGCATACCG GACTACTTTGACATCGTGAAGAATCCTATAGACTTGTCCACCATCAAGCGCAAGTTGGACACGGGCCAGTACCAGGAGCCCTGGCAGTACGTGGACGACGTGTGGCTCATGTTCAACAACGCCTGGCTCTACAACCGCAAAACCTCCCGTGTCTACAAGTACTGCTCCAAGCTGGCGGAGGTGTTTGAGCTGGAGATCGACCCAGTCATGCAGAGCCTGGGCTACTGCTGtggcaggaag TACGAATTCTCACCCCAAACCCTATGCTGCTATGGGAAGCAGCTGTGCACTATTCCCCGAGACGGCACCTACTACAGCTACCAGAACAG GTACCACTTCTGTGAGAAGTGCTTCAACGAGATCCAGGGCGACAGCGTCACGCTGGGAGACGACCCCGCGCAGCCGCAGAC TATGATCTCCAAAGACCAgtttgagaggaagaaaaatgacATGCTAGACCCAGAACC GTTTGTTGAATGTAAAGATTGCGGGCGGAAGATGCACCAGATCTGCGTCCTACACTATGAAGTCATTTGGCCAGCAGG CTTCGTCTGCGATGACTGTTTGAAGAAGACCAGCAGAACGCGGAAGGAGAACAAGTTTTCTGCcaaaa GACTGCAGACTACCAAGCTGGGCACCTACATAGAGGATCGTGTCAACAAGTACCTGAAGAGGCAGAACCATCCGGAGGCCGGAGAGGTGTTCGTACGGGTGGTCGCCAGCTCCGACAAGACGGTGGAGGTCAAGTCTGGTATGAAGTCCAG GTTCGTGGACACAGGTGAGATGGCGGAGAGCTTCCCCTACAGAACCAAAGCACTTTTCGCATTTGAGGAGATCGACGGGGTCGACGTGTGCTTCTTCGGCATGCACGTGCAGGAGTACGGCTCCGAGTGCCCCCATCCAAACACCAG GCGGGTGTACATATCGTACCTCGACAGTATTCACTTCTTCAGGCCACGCATACTGCGCACTGCAGTCTACCACGAGATCCTCATTGGTTATCTGGAATACGTCAAGAAACTTGG GTACGTGACGGGCCACATCTGGGCCTGTCCACCCAGCGAAGGAGACGACTACATCTTCCACTGCCACCCGGTAGATCAGAAGATCCCAAAGCCCAAGAGGCTGCAGGAGTGGTACAGAAAGATGCTGGATAAGGCCTTTGCTGAGAGAATCATCCATGACTACAAG GACATCTTCAAGCAGGCGACGGAGGATCGGCTCACCAGTGCCAAGGAGTTGCCCTACTTCGAGGGGGACTTCTGGCCCAACGTGCTGGAGGAGAGCATTAaagagctggagcaggaggaggaggagcgcaaGAAGGAGGAGAACACAGCAGCCTGTGAAACCCCGGAG GGGACTCCAGGGGACAGCAAGAATGccaagaagaagaacaacaagaaGACCAACAAGAACAAGAGCAGCGTGAGCCGCGCCAACAAGAAGAAACCAGGCATGCCGAACGTGGCCAACGACTTGTCCCAGAAACTCTACGCCACCATGGAGAAGCACAAAGAG GTGTTCTTTGTTATCCACCTGCACGCGGGGCCGATGGTGAACACCTTGCCGCCCATCATGGACCCGGACCCGCTGCTGACGTGCGACTTGATGGACGGGCGAGACGCCTTCCTGACGCTGGCACGGGACAAGCACTGGGAGTTCTCGTCGCTGCGCCGCTGCAAGTGGAGCACCATGTGCATGTTGGTGGAGCTGCACCACCAAGGCCAAGACCGCTTCGTCTACACGTGTAATGAGTGCAAGCACCACGTGGAGACGCGCTGGCACTGCACCGTCTGCGAG GACTTTGACCTGTGCATCAACTGCTATAACACTAAGGGCCATGAGCACCACATGGTCAAGTGGGGTCTGGGCCTGGATGACGACAGCAGCAGCCAGAGCAGCGAGGCCTCCAAGAGCCCGCAGGAGAGCCGGCGCCTCAGCATCCAGCGCTGCATCCAGTCTCTGGTGCACGCCTGCCAGTGCCGCAACGCCAACTGCTCGCTGCCGTCCTGCCAGAAGATGAAGCGCGTGGTGCAGCACACCAAGGGCTGCAAGCGCAAGACCAACGGCGGCTGCCCCGTCTGCAAGCAGCTCATTGCGCTCTGCTGCTACCATGCCAAGCACTGCCAGGAGAACAAGTGCCCTGTGCCCTTCTGCCTCAACATCAAGCAGAAGCtacggcagcagcagctgcagcacaggCTGCAGCAGGCGCAGATGATGCGCCGGCGCATGGCCACCATGCAGGGCCGGGGCGTTCCCCCGAGCCTGCCGTCCCCGCCTACCTCAGCAGCCGCGCCTGGCACACCCACCTCGCACCAACAGCCTAACACTCCGCAAACTCCGCAGCCTCTGGCCTCCTCGCAGTCACCAACACCCAATGCTGGTGTCCTGTCGCCCTCCTATCCTGCAACGCCCCGCACTGGCCAGCCACCGGCTCCCGCCTCTCAGGGGAAGCCGCAGGGCCCCCATGCATCACCgctgcaccagcagcagcagtctcCCCTGCCCCAGCCGACACAGCCGTCGccgctgcagcagcagcttcctCCACCGCCGCCGCAGCAGCAACAGCCCCCTCTGGCGGCAGTGAAGATGGCCCGGCACATCGAGCGGGTGGCCCAGgcgcagcagcaccagcagcacccAGGCTACCGTATCAACATGAATGGCCTCCACCAACAGCGTATGCCAGGGCCCGTGCCAGGCAACATGCCGATAGCGGGACCCCGGGCGCAGCAAGTCATGCAGGGTGTTCCGCCCGGCCAGTGGTCTGGGGGGCCCCAGGGGCCCATTCAGACCCAGGTTCCCCcgcaacaacagcagcagcagcagcagcaggccccTCCTCAGCAACCTCAGGGCCCACAGCCAGCCATGCCAATGCAGCGGCCCCTGATGCCGCAGCAGCAACCCCGCTTGCCGGGTGCCGTTCAACCCCCCCAGGGACCCCCGCAGCAGTCGCCCCAGCGGGCGGCCACCATCACTGCCGGAGCCCTGCAGGACCTGCTCCGCACACTAAAGTCTCCGAGCtctccccagcagcagcagcaggtgctccGTATCCTCAAGTCAAACCCACAGCTTATGGCAGCTTTCATCAAGCAGAGGACAGCTAAGTATCAGGCCAGCCAGCCGgtcccacagcagcagcagggagcaccACAGGTGCCTCCGCAGGGCATGCAAGGGGTCATGCCTCCCATGCAAGGTGGGCCGGTGCAGCGGCCAGGGATCCCTCCCCAGGCCCCCCAGCAGGGAGCGCCACAGCCCATGGGAGTGCTGGCATCGCAGGCCCCCAAAGGGCCGCTTATGAACCCCGGTCACCCGAATCCTCAGCTCCAGGAGATGTACCGCCGGCAGCTGCtccgacagcagcagcagcagctgcagcagggagCCATGGCCCAGGCCCAGGCCCACGGGCAGTTTCCCCAGAACCAGGCCTCAGCAACAAGCTACTCTCAGCTTcgaatgcagcagcagcagcagcagcagctggccaTGCAGGGCGGTGGTGCACCCCTGGGCCAGATACCACCCATGGGGCAGATGGGTCAAGCTGGCCTGGGGCTGGACGGAACCCAGAACCTCCTGCACCAACAGCGCatgctccagcagcagcaacagcagcagctaccCCAGCAGCAGGCTGTGTTGAAGCCCCCGATGGGCTCCCCAGCCCCACCTAGCGCCATGAGCCCCCAGCCACACATGCTCCCTGGTCAGCCCATGGCCCCGTCGCTCCCCGGCCAGGTGCGCTCGCCGGCCCCCGTGCCGTCCCAGCAGCCCCCGCCACATTCCAGCCCGTCGCCTCGGATTCAGTCGCAGCCCTCCCCGCAACACGTGGCCACGCACACAGGCTCGCCGCACCCCGGCCTGGCCCCGCCCATGCCCGGCCCCATGGAGCAGGGGCATTTGGGAACGCCCGAGCAGAGCGCCATGCTGTCGCAGCTGAACACGCCGAGCCGCGGGGGGCTGCCGGGGGACCTGGCCATGGGGGGCGACCCCTCCGGCGACACGCTGGAGAAGTTTGTTGAGAGATTGTAG